One stretch of Fictibacillus sp. b24 DNA includes these proteins:
- the opp3b gene encoding oligopeptide ABC transporter permease, producing the protein MLRYISQRVFYMLLTLLIIATITFFLMKLLPGSPFQNQEKLTEAQKYALNEKYGLNDPVPVQYINYLGKLAQGDLGITFQYDGRTVNSMIVNGMGPSATIGIEALIFGTLVGLILGIAAALKHNTFIDYGAMILAVIGIAIPSFVFAGLLQYFVGVKLQWLPVAFWNGPEYHVLPAFSLSVFVIATIARFMRTEMLEILGTDYILMARAKGVNKTSVIIKHCVRNSLIPIITILGPLSIGLITGSLVIENIFAIPGIGEQFVKSIMVNDYPTIMGTTLFFSFLIVIIILVVDILYGVIDPRIRVAGGKS; encoded by the coding sequence ATGTTGCGTTATATTTCACAGCGTGTTTTTTATATGTTATTAACATTGCTGATCATAGCAACTATTACATTCTTTTTAATGAAGCTTTTACCGGGTTCTCCGTTTCAAAATCAAGAGAAATTAACGGAAGCTCAAAAGTATGCACTAAACGAAAAATACGGGTTGAATGACCCGGTGCCTGTTCAATACATTAATTATCTGGGTAAATTGGCACAGGGTGATTTAGGAATTACATTCCAGTATGATGGCCGTACTGTAAACAGTATGATTGTAAATGGGATGGGACCTTCGGCAACAATAGGTATTGAAGCACTAATTTTTGGGACGCTTGTTGGTTTGATACTCGGCATTGCAGCAGCACTCAAACATAATACATTTATAGATTATGGGGCAATGATCCTAGCTGTAATTGGTATCGCGATACCTTCATTCGTTTTTGCAGGACTTTTGCAATACTTCGTTGGTGTTAAGCTTCAATGGCTTCCTGTAGCCTTTTGGAACGGTCCGGAATATCACGTTTTGCCAGCTTTCTCACTATCCGTATTCGTTATTGCTACAATAGCCCGATTTATGAGAACAGAAATGCTAGAGATTTTAGGAACTGATTATATATTAATGGCAAGAGCAAAAGGGGTAAACAAGACCTCAGTTATTATTAAACACTGTGTAAGAAACAGCTTAATACCGATAATTACTATACTAGGTCCATTGTCTATCGGACTAATTACAGGTTCTCTTGTAATTGAAAACATATTTGCTATCCCTGGCATTGGGGAACAATTCGTTAAGTCGATTATGGTTAACGACTACCCGACGATTATGGGAACAACTTTATTCTTTAGTTTCCTGATTGTAATCATTATTTTAGTGGTGGACATCCTTTATGGTGTAATTGATCCTAGAATCCGTGTAGCAGGAGGTAAATCATAA